In Benincasa hispida cultivar B227 chromosome 8, ASM972705v1, whole genome shotgun sequence, the sequence GCACTCTTTTTCTTAAGATCGGATGTTCAAATTCTCATGCCTCCTTGTACTTAAAAAATGGAATGTTGTGAATGCTGAGGCCTGATTTTCGATCTGAAAATCATCACTTGTGATTCTTTCTTATCAATTGCTTCCtctattttaatatgaatcaaaacTATCTTGACACAGTTTCTTTTGGCGGTCACCACAAATATCTATCTAAACCAACTCGCTAACATGCCAGCCACTTAATGTTTGTGTGACACCAACTTTTAGAGTCTCAATTACAAGAGAACTTATAAAAGAGAAATTACAATGTCGATAGCTTTTGAGAGGATTATCTCTGCCCCACAATCTACCCATTATGGATTGCTTCTCCAAAATTAAGCCTACCTTCCAACGAACTAACTTCTATTTACAACCAATTCTACCTAACAATTACCACATTGTGCCACAACTGATATCCTAATAGCATTGTCAATATATTCACATCAATACTCTTAACACTAATGGTAGTGATataacataaacaaaatatttatatttataaaacaatgaagccAACATGTTAGGAAACACATCTCCATACCTTAAGCCGATTGTTCAAAAACTGAGCAACATGTGCACTAGTTATCTTATGGTCCCCAAACGACGAATCCAAGCGCAACTCCAAATAAGGCATCGACGTAAAACTGTACCATAGCTGATCAGAAGGAGGCGGCTTTATATGTAACCGAAGTGTCCCTCGAAGAGATGCAATCTTTATTACCAAAGAGATAGGCACCtataaattcaaaaacaaaatgagaGAAGTATTGAAGGGGCCAATTTCATGCATCCAAGACATCTAACAATGGCTCTTTTAGTTTCAAGATACAGTGATAAACTACTACTTAATTCTCACGCTAAAAAATTCTACAGACCTGAGAAACCTGTTTAGCGATGGAATTCATTAGAGATTTCCACCTGGATCCACTAGAGGCTGAGGACGTAGGGTTCTTACTGTTTCCTGATCCACCTGCAACAGAACATTgtattgaactttgaactaCTTAGTAAAAATATTTGTCTAGCATTTTCGCGGTGGGAATATAATTGAACCTGAATTCAGAATTCTAACTGCATATCTGTGTGACTGTGTACATCATGGCAAACAAAAAACATTAGGCTCCAATTAAACAAAAGCTTAGATCACGAAGCCTTTTGTAAGATAAGAGTCAGCAAACAGAGTAAAGAAGTAAACAGTGCACTAACAGATCATAGGGAAAATTCCCAAATACTTCTACCTCTTATCTAACTTGTACCTTTATCAACTTCACTCATTTGTTTATAACTATATCCATTTCAATACCGCCTCATAGACAGAGTAGAAATTTAGTTATCCTTACCCATTTAATACTTCCAAAGTTCAATAATTCCAAATACAGAATTTAGCTAGCAGATATGTACAGATGTACGAAGACCACTTTTATGACTgaagtttctaaattttaggtCGCATAATCACTTCCAATATTATCATTATATTCATTTAACCTTGAGATAATCTTATGCGATTTAGACTTTGTGCAGGCAATACGGTCAAAGTAAGTAGAAACATAAgcaaaaagaaatttaagtaATTCATGAGGATATCATATAACACAAATATATCATGAAAACCATCTATTGGTTGGTCAGTCACCTTCCTCATTGTGATCTGTTCCTTCAGAGGCACTGAGCTGTTTTCCAAGATAATCTTCTAGAAGTGAAGAGACCTCCCCAACATCACTTGAATCAGATTTTGAGTCTACTGCGCTTTTTTGAAGATCTAATTCATGAACTTCAATTCTAGTTTCGATGTCTAAGGCAAAGCCTCCAGAGTATTCAAAATCAACCTCCAAGGCCCATACCTCATTCAATTCAAAGGGAAGAACcctaataatattaatattgggGGGGAGGTTTCCAGGATGAACTTTAGTACAGATCACTTCGCCAATGTAACTTGGAGTCCTCATCTTGGACAACATCCTCtgccatgaaaaaaaaaagtatcgtGACCCTTTTCAAATGGCAAGAACTAGAACAGTAACATTGCACTTATTCCAAGAAATGACAGTCCAGAATGATAATATCCTAATCAATCAACCATAAGTGACTTATACAACGTCTACAAGTTTTGCAGTTGAcaccattattttttttaatagaataaaaaattttcattgagaaaaaatgaaagaatataagGGCATACAAAAAAGCAAGGCCACCAAAACACTCGTTCTAAAGGAAGGAAATCCAACTAAGTAAAATGTTACTAAGAGAATAACTATAGAccatgaagcacagatacttcatgtgagaccAAGAATCCGTATCAGACACGAATTAGATAttgatacttccagatacttcccagatacATATCTAATACGTGATTTGACATATCTACTTTTAtgtttacctttttctaaagaCAAAAGATAAgctaactcatctaatctttcccaatctaaaactagggaACCTATTAAAAAAACTCACTACtcaagtccaaaactaaaaggaagaaaaaaaataaaagaccaaactCTAGATTCATCTAATAtacatcttcacatttgagtccatacaaagtccaccaaaatataaccCATTTAAATATCTTCTACAATTCAAcgaagaagttcttcgtttatcttcatacttctccttctaatcttcttcttcttctttgatccgtatgagtcacttttctattacattttattgactattgtacttcaacatcttagatacTGCTTTTTGTATTGAattgtattttagtgtttgtattgtattttgtactattgtcattaacttgtatgctaaatttatctatatcctagatttttttaagaaaaaaaacgtatcttcaacgtatcaatatcctagtttttttagaaattggcaTATTGTCGTATCCTATCATATCCGTATCTCGTATCTGTATCAGTTTCTATGCTTCATAGATTACAGAAAAGCTTCAATACCGAAGCCCAAAGCAACACATGAATCCTCACTAAGAACCAAACCTCACAAGGGTTCCTATCCCTACCTCTTAACACTTTATTGTTCCTCTTCCCCCAAATATCCCATAAGACTGCACATACCCCTACAAACCATAAAAATACGTGGGCGAATATATGTGTTCCTCCTTTTCCTAGTTGAGACTTTTACAGTAACAAATAGGTTTGTATTAAGGATTaaattccaaatatgcatcaacAATAGAAGAAAATAATGACAGGAGTATTAGAAAGGAAACTGAAAGAGATCATCTAAACGCCTCTGACACTACTTAAATTGATTCAACATGCCAAAAAAAAGGGATCTCTTGGGGAAAGAAATGAACCTGAATTCGATCATGTAAGGATTTCATTAGCCCTTCATTGCTTGTGGCATCAAAAAAGAATCTTGACATCAACAAATTCCAACAAAGCGTTCCTTCATCAGTCCAAAATCTGTCATCAGTATCTGCATCAGAGATAACAGAGGCATGACTTTGGCTAATTGAATGAGTCAAGGTCGATGGTGCTGCCATATCTTCCTCAAAGAAGCTTTTAGTACTCGGTGCCTTTGGAATTCCCCTTCCTAATCCCACAGAAGAAATAAAATCTGGACTTGGATGAAACCTCTCGCTAAACTTTTTTTCTTCacgcaaagaagaagaagacagatTTACTTTGTAGTCTGAAGCAGCCTTTGAAGTCTTCTTTGCCagctttttgaaaaattggcgAACCTTTGAAGGAGGAGCGTTATGCTTCATCTCCTTATCTATTGCTTCAGCATGGTACCCTGCAGAGGGCTTCATAAAGGAAGGATACCCAGTACTTAATGAAGAGATATAACTATGGAACTCTTTCTGCAATTTAGCAAACCACTGTAGTCTTTCTTTGTCAACACATGAAGCTAAACGGAGGGCTTTACACCATGATTCCTTCTCCCAGGAAGTctcaagaaaaatgaaaatcctTTTACTTTCATTATAAATTACAGAAGccctattttccaattttaaaggGAACCTTTTCACCCTGGAATAccaataatcaaattaaaaagatgGCATCTGAAATTCAGAagaataataaaaggaaaagcTTATATTCTCATCATATACTTCAAACTCAAATTCCATAACAATATCAAGTATACCACACCAACACAGCAGAAAAGATTTCCAACATTGAATACAGGTTGAAACTATTAAGGTCCCAAATAAATTCAAtcagataacaaaacaaaattctgCACTTTCCATACATAAAGAATATCAACATTTTAATAGCTATATTGTGTAGGGTCAATTTAGAGGAATGAATAAGCAACAACAAAAAGCAGTGTGAGCAAAGTAAAAATCTAGCATCTAATACAAGAGTATGATGAGAGGACTAGCTTTTCAAAAGCTAGACCCCATAATAGTACACACTACTGATTTTACTTGTATGCATAGCCACGAGCTACTACAGAACATAACAAGGAATTCAAGAAATAGTGCAACTTAATTTCTTCTGGGGGATATAAGCACTTAATAGATCACCTCAAATTCATTTCAAGATTTAACCAGTTCgattaattatgaaaaaaaagttattgaaAGAATATTAGCCCGGGTTGAAGCTATCGGAATTGAAATCAGCATCTCAAGGACAAACAATAAGTTAGAATAAAAGAGGCATGTGCatgtaatttaaaaattttgagcATGAAGATCATCATTATATGCTAAACTTCAGTGCTGTTATGGAAACCCATAGCTTATACTTTAGTGTCCTAATTGAGTGATAAAACTTTGCAAGTTCTCTTCTCTAAATTTCCCAAATACATCTGTGAGTATCATGTGCATATTCAAAGTCCCTCAGAATCAAATTTTTGTATCAGTTCCATTTGATTTAAAtcttagaaaaataagaaaacgagtgaaatataaaagaagttACCATTTTCTTGAAGGCAAGTCTGCTGCTGAAACAGCTTCAACTGTGCAGCCATTTAATTGTATTGTTCTCTTCTTACCATCCGGTTCCAATATCTCTAACGTGTGGTCCTTGATTCTTGCATACTTTTTGACTGGAGTTACCTCCAAGAAATCCTTCCTTTTCCTTTGCTCTCTAGGTCCTTGCTCTATGATATCTTCTAGGGCATTTGATTCTAATATCCAAACAGAACCCTGAGGAACAAGGAGCATATTTACAATACCAGCTTAATATTTGATGCAAAGAATCAAATAAGAGGAAACAGTACATCTTGTACTATGGCTACACGAGCAAAACAACTTAAAATACTGCCCTTGATGATATATCTTCctcttcaaaattaattaaaattgaaccatTATGGCACAATTGCAGCGGATCAAGACCTGGAAGCAATCTTCTTATACCAGAGTTCAGGCTAACAAGAAAAGCAAACTTATTCCAATAGATCTTCTAATTATAAAGCAACCACAAGGAAAGAAACTTAAATCTTGAAGAGCCCAAGACAGAATGTATGCAAGTAAAATTCAAGAAGCTAAACTCCAAGCACCAAAATCCCgaattattagtcaatttaGTAACCCAACAACCACTACGAACATATTTATTAGTGGCGCAACTATATAATAGTTCAGTCAATTTTTCGCACGTTTGAATTCCTAAACGAAACAAGAATACAGAACCTGAATTCAGAATTACAAATGCTGATTTCCAAGATTAGAAGCACCATTAAATACCTGTTTGTTCGAAAGAAATTCAAGGGATTGAAGAGGATCTGGCTCAGATTGCTCTAACTTGGCATTGGCTTTAGCTAAATCCTTATGAGACCTCTTGCTCAACTTGTTCAAAATGATGAAGATTCCAAAAGCCTCCGCCGCAATGATTGCCGCAACcccaaaaacaaaaccaaacacGAACGTCAGAATCAAGAGCGAccccattttcaatttttcgaAATTACCAACGAACTCTGAATCATCGAGTCTCAAGAAATTGAGTTCCGGAAAAAGGGGTTGCGATTAAGAACAAAAATCGATgaaaagatagaaaaaatgcAGCACAGAAACCCCAAATGGAAAAATATCAGAAGAATCAAAATCCAGTACTGCTTCTGCTTGCTTTCAAGTCTAGTGTCAATATAATTGGAAGTAAAAGTAATCGAAATCAACGGAGTAAGGCTCTTGGGTTCTTGTAACGCATgaacttcttctttttcactACTTACCAGAAGAGCAACAGctaaaaatatagagaagcACAAAAATTTCTGCAGTTTCATAGACGGTTTAAATGAGAAATTGATCGCAACAATGGCGACAGTTGTTATGGGCCTCAAAACTATtggattttctttctttctttctttttttcattttataattattgagAAAGGTGGAATTTAAATTTTCTTCCAAATGAAGATATTCAGAGGCATTTGAGGTAAGAAATTGGTTGTTATATtattggttattatatttagattataatagtttgtatttgagGTGTgcattattttagtttgggttataatagtatgtgtttgagatataaactattttagtttgagatataaattattttagtttgagaaagaaatagtaaatattatagcaaaaaaaaaatgatgaaggtaaaatagtaaaataagtagaggttttgaaatagtgttgacggTAGCAAATTTTgggattttgaaataatatttagtAGCAATAGTTGGTGATTATAGTCTTTAAGATAGTCCTTACCCCAAAAAACTGCTTATAAATTCTTTCCTAACAACTTCGTTTTTCTTTCCTCAATGATATTTCTAAAGTGTTCTCCATCTAATTCTTA encodes:
- the LOC120082676 gene encoding uncharacterized protein LOC120082676 — its product is MGSLLILTFVFGFVFGVAAIIAAEAFGIFIILNKLSKRSHKDLAKANAKLEQSEPDPLQSLEFLSNKQGSVWILESNALEDIIEQGPREQRKRKDFLEVTPVKKYARIKDHTLEILEPDGKKRTIQLNGCTVEAVSAADLPSRKWVKRFPLKLENRASVIYNESKRIFIFLETSWEKESWCKALRLASCVDKERLQWFAKLQKEFHSYISSLSTGYPSFMKPSAGYHAEAIDKEMKHNAPPSKVRQFFKKLAKKTSKAASDYKVNLSSSSLREEKKFSERFHPSPDFISSVGLGRGIPKAPSTKSFFEEDMAAPSTLTHSISQSHASVISDADTDDRFWTDEGTLCWNLLMSRFFFDATSNEGLMKSLHDRIQRMLSKMRTPSYIGEVICTKVHPGNLPPNINIIRVLPFELNEVWALEVDFEYSGGFALDIETRIEVHELDLQKSAVDSKSDSSDVGEVSSLLEDYLGKQLSASEGTDHNEEGGSGNSKNPTSSASSGSRWKSLMNSIAKQVSQVPISLVIKIASLRGTLRLHIKPPPSDQLWYSFTSMPYLELRLDSSFGDHKITSAHVAQFLNNRLKAVIRDTLVLPNSESIYIPFMMAEKDDWVPRDVAPFMWLNQGATDNKTSCENQRSHPVEAKNRSEASKTTSTDQQGIEHKRPKNIESSQPHIDLLNVSKPSSSIANPAPATEKTSDENEMEVPLLENDKAVEIFLQNREFAQENQSPSRSISSLSGQENHNAEEDEAKPRRIGRRARMLEIGKKMGEKLEEKRRNIEEKSRNIVEKMRGP